The following proteins come from a genomic window of Montipora capricornis isolate CH-2021 chromosome 9, ASM3666992v2, whole genome shotgun sequence:
- the LOC138016908 gene encoding uncharacterized protein, with product MHLKLPLTFYVTALILEWGICDPVNLVFLNNGRSSNLHLQQSVRVQESSAKCNSENKGLLRMAKVHLEFCNGKAWVRVSEETATGKDCLDIKTRGLSRGDGIYLLNPDGGSPSNAFQAYCDMTSYNGGWTMCYTTDEYAKPRTEVTYNAKTPYGSDGYRTDCNNIPFTEIMFVDHQTGKKAYFKRKSNLPVKAAAQYGKTGSALGLWDAVGVSTAYSYQLLICDHSFYTGFFVSGFTGNCYKKCNDWCGDTSSPYFRTASTSSSFKGVAFNANRQRPVSSRLMSVGLR from the exons ATGCATCTGAAACTGCCTCTCACATTCTATGTGACAGCTTTGATTCTTGA ATGGGGCATTTGCGATCCCGTGAACCTGGTCTTCCTGAACAACGGACGTTCGTCCAATCTACACTTGCAACAG AGTGTTCGCGTCCAGGAATCCTCAGCCAAATGTAACTCTGAGAACAAAGGCTTATTGCGCATGGCAAAAGTGCATTTAGAGTTCTGTAATGGAAAGGCCTGGGTACGTGTGTCTGAAGAAACTGCAACAG GCAAGGATTGCTTGGATATCAAGACAAGAGGGCTTTCGCGCGGCGATGGCATATATTTGTTGAACCCGGATGGAGGAAGCCCTTCTAACGCATTCCAAGCATACTGTgatatgacgtcatacaatGGAGGATGGACCATGTGTTACACAACCGACGAGTACGCAAAACCCCGCACCGAAGTCACATACAATGCTAAGACTCCTTATGGAAGCGATGGCTACAGGACTGACTGCAACAACATTCCA TTTACAGAAATCATGTTCGTCGACCACCAGACTGGAAAAAAAGCTTATTTCAAGCGAAAATCCAACCTCCCAGTTAAAGCCGCAGCTCAGTATGGTAAGACTGGAAGTGCGTTAGGATTGTGGGATGCCGTAGGAGTCTCTACTGCTTACTCCTACCAGCTTTTGATCTGCGACCATTCCTTCTACACTGGATTCTTTGTGTCTGGTTTTACTGGTAATTGTTACAAGAAATGTAACGATTGGTGTGGTGATACGTCATCGCCGTACTTCCGCACCGCCTCCACCAGTTCAAGTTTTAAAGGCGTGGCCTTCAACGCCAACCGTCAACGACCCGTCAGCTCCAGGCTGATGAGCGTCGGGTTGCGCTAA
- the LOC138016933 gene encoding uncharacterized protein, which translates to MRTFASKNYKMVQVNNKMTTREFIAKVAKIFNVRQELICVTYDFDTGNEVVKVEIEESDDNSLHHAVEVLKNYSKLTVEVKLQPSPAELSIADRKRTLRSKEVVAEQLKREMGLHDDTGKRTRGFLDAKWTAKCDQIMVEDSRFLLEFDKTKAGVKLVFGNDGYLLNPFQVICPICMEIKVLSSMNQLRALSQHLKDKHLEDSKGRSIIKRLGAWLENHFVSSEELDQFASIPELISLQEMLTTTRVKAMVLARDIL; encoded by the coding sequence ATGAGGACATTTGCctcaaaaaattacaaaatggtACAAGTAAACAATAAGATGACCACAAGGGAGTTTATTGCAAAAGTGGCCAAAATATTTAATGTACGTCAAGAATTGATTTGTGTAACATACGACTTTGACACTGGCAATGAAGTGGTCAAGGTGGAAATTGAGGAAAGTGATGACAACAGCCTCCACCATGCAGTCGAGGTACTAAAAAATTACTCAAAGTTGACTGTGGAGGTGAAACTTCAACCTAGTCCTGCAGAGTTATCTATTGCTGATAGAAAACGGACTCTCAGGAGTAAGGAAGTAGTGGCAGAGCAACTCAAACGTGAAATGGGGTTACACGATGATACAGGGAAGCGAACACGTGGCTTTTTAGATGCAAAGTGGACTGCCAAATGCGATCAGATAATGGTAGAAGATTCTAGGTTCCTCTTGGAGTTTGACAAGACAAAGGCTGGGGTAAAGTTGGTATTTGGTAATGACGGCTACCTGCTGAACCCATTCCAAGTTATTTGCCCCATCTGCATGGAAATTAAAGTATTGAGCTCCATGAACCAACTGCGTGCCCTTTCACAGCATCTCAAAGATAAACATCTGGAGGATTCTAAAGGGAGAAGCATAATCAAGCGTCTGGGTGCGTGGCttgaaaatcactttgtttccAGTGAAGAACTCGATCAGTTTGCTTCAATTCCTGAATTGATCTCACTACAAGAAATGTTAACAACTACACGGGTCAAGGCTATGGTCTTGGCCCGTGATATTTTGTAA
- the LOC138016600 gene encoding uncharacterized protein produces the protein MILEYCCWNLVQGFTCKCPYEISVTEVEGDYLAHWLNQFIRSGIITREHLIYQSIDAFMTEQLSQPNPVTKWEQWPTLFSYCESLAELAARKGYMFYLGGKRFGLKEHRDVVAPTVSYCHPGPSLSTLDSRTLAPVYDSGPHLNNIMLLLTLLDSLGGIPCFEAPGLKKFFTVVHYDGMPLNIGTFPRQENGQTFFDGIIPKIELCKMRELYQEGNAAVHKYISDNCSWISEVKEFDVCDASGQVHVNMFTKFTSAGGDAGSVKRELSEVLECLEACSNCLLAGNAKNCRYPSLKDVCIRCQRLDLESQPCISARCIHVSSDQAPSQRKAHIELNSVASNDVNCPNYRFYGFGLLHFCKNCISSLRHYRLTDMSGTFFVGLLSSVWASSTSEAMKMKSVTPATVFAFRDAHSDEIGYQTVSKPMEDIVKETGAIVTTLVPEQYKPTAVEAKTHAILGRPLYVTRNANGDILWTDAEYEFVGMGNRHIPTKCIALGTFDNPGPAHQSPVIASKASFSHPAGIDVLMIQPGKNEIAFVCDKGNSCIRFIKGVHSFQGDKFVGMLKVQPIPANWKPEGLAVISKDTLAVTEGTTVNLVCMETSYNAGQLVKVVDNLEAPHGLCPSRTEGTIFVADGHSIKEINLEEKSVRISCDGFQQAFDVALSVSGNLGVTDVKGHKIFILKEQNGTCMYSIKSTIGNGIFGYSDGPAAKAQLSEPTGLCFDFDSAIFCCFGGSKNGYIKIHTTVEFACTFMSKVREIYHAIGFLPKKEQNRLAQIGVRPAFPFVESTEKLIDSLAYMESLTAQRKDYLKMATAGPEGNVYHASVNGFAETVKGLEAHTQSLEQADLHDVLDKFNLYAFVNESRKEHGFAKHKQNGQYRHPTLQQYVRSKDRHEVELIKKTCQCPHAYHTNTFSAYQPSHRSNLSSVKTITQYRKWCEQFHPPQSQESSEQTKQDLKVARMLNVLTKARPSQNIRDLYRYKCGYGPCVIIQKDVLLQGNTDQIQLHYPAFCELMRGLEIRRGENTPEIGRVPSNNYLFVPGDIVAVNPGTDDGVPSGDKWWLLQVNKPHESNRDRPGCHVFGFWLNEQATSNESIPGRHFSLLPNPVKIYFGSIIKDNKIPVVVPVEELSSDWQSGNVLFTFTNEYCTKLDELSDNYRSKLDIAQSNVEESDVDSESEDDSVQQSVIHEMELTAMEQRRRVVRNVDGQIMTSYRDLFNPRPSRRQARRTPNLTHMETELEAERNCPEFDHTTEDTGQVL, from the exons ATGATTCTGGAATATTGCTGTTGGAATCTTGTTCAAGGTTTTACATGTAAGTGCCCTTATGAAATATCAGTTACAGAGGTCGAAGGAGATTATTTAGCCCATTGGCTAAATCAGTTTATAAGGTCTGGTATTATCACCAGAGAACACTTGATTTATCAGAGCATTGATGCCTTTATGACGGAGCAATTGTCGCAGCCAAACCCTGTTACAAAGTGGGAGCAGTGGCCAACTCTGTTCAGTTATTGTGAATCGCTTGCTGAACTAGCTGCAAGGAAAGGCTATATGTTCTACCTTGGCGGGAAACGCTTTGGTCTTAAAGAGCACAGGGATGTAGTTGCACCAACAGTCTCTTACTGTCATCCTGGTCCATCATTGTCTACACTCGATTCACGAACATTAGCACCTGTATATGACTCTGGTCCACATCTAAACAATATCATGTTGTTGTTAACTTTATTAGACTCTCTTGGTGGTATTCCTTGTTTTGAAGCACCAGGATTAAAGAAATTTTTTACTGTTGTTCATTATGATGGAATGCCATTGAATATTGGGACCTTTCCTAGACAGGAAAATGGTCAAACATTTTTTGATGGAATCATCCCCAAAATAGAACTGTGTAAAATGAGAGAACTTTACCAGGAAGGCAATGCTGCTGTTCATAAGTACATTTCGGATAATTGTTCATGGATCAGTGAAGTCAAGGAATTTGATGTCTGTGATGCTTCTGGTCAAGTTCATGTTAACATGTTTACTAAGTTCACTTCTGCTGGTGGTGATGCTGGAAGTGTCAAAAGGGAGTTGAGTGAAGTTCTCGAATGCCTGGAAGCCTGCAGCAACTGTCTCTTGGCAGGCAATGCCAAGAACTGCAGATATCCTTCTTTGAAGGACGTTTGCATCAGATGTCAAAGGCTAGATCTTGAAAGTCAGCCTTGTATTAGTGCAAGGTGCATACATGTTTCTTCAGACCAAGCACCTTCACAACGCAAAGCACACATTGAACTAAACAGTGTTGCTTCCAATGATGTGAACTGTCCAAACTATCGATTTTATGGTTTTGGACTTTTGCATTTTTGCAAGAACTGCATTTCATCTTTACGTCATTACAGACTGACAGATATGTCAGGGACTTTCTTTGTGGGGCTGCTGTCATCAGTTTGGGCATCAAGCACTTCAGAggcaatgaaaatgaaaagtgtAACTCCAGCAACTGTGTTTGCATTCAGAGATGCACATAGTGATGAAATTGGATACCAGACAGTTTCCAAGCCAATGGAAGACATCGTGAAAGAAACTGGAGCTATTGTGACAACATTGGTACCTGAGCAGTACAAGCCCACTGCTGTTGAAGCAAAAACCCATGCCATACTTGGCCGGCCACTTTATGTCACAAGAAATGCAAATGGAGACATACTGTGGACTG ATGCTGAGTATGAATTTGTTGGTATGGGGAACAGACACATTCCAACCAAGTGTATTGCACTGGGAACATTTGACAATCCAG GTCCAGCACATCAATCCCCTGTGATAGCATCCAAGGCATCATTTAGTCATCCTGCTGGTATTGATGTGCTTATGATCCAACctggaaaaaatgaaattgcCTTTGTCTGTGACAAAGGAAACTCTTGCATTCGCTTCATTAAAGGTGTACACTCATTTCAAGGGGATAAATTTGTTGGCATGTTAAAAGTACAGCCCATCCCTGCCAACTGGAAACCTGAAGGTCTTGCAGTTATCTCCAAAGACACATTAGCAGTTACAGAAGGGACCACTGTTAACCTTGTTTGTATGGAGACCAGTTATAATGCTGGCCAACTTGTTAAAGTTGTGGACAATTTAGAAGCACCACATGGGCTTTGCCCAAGTAGGACTGAAGGAACTATCTTTGTAGCCGATGGGCACAGCATCAAAGAAATTAACTTAGAGGAAAAATCTGTTAGAATCAGTTGCGATGGATTCCAGCAGGCTTTTGATGTTGCATTGTCAGTGAGTGGGAATCTGGGTGTCACAGATGTTAAAGGACACAAAATCTTCATTCTTAAAGAACAAAATGGCACTTGCATGTACAGCATTAAAAGTACAATTGGAAATGGAATCTTTGGCTACTCTGATGGTCCAGCAGCAAAGGCTCAGCTTTCAGAACCCACAGGGCTATGTTTTGATTTTGACAGTGcaattttttgttgctttgGTGGAAGCAAAAATGGCTACATAAAGATTCACACCACTGTAGAATTTGCATGTACGTTTATGAGCAAGGTTCGAGAAATTTACCATGCCATAGGATTTCTTCCCAAAAAGGAGCAGAATCGACTAGCTCAGATTGGAGTGAGACCTGCCTTCCCATTTGTTGAAAGCACAGAGAAACTTATTGATTCATTGGCCTACATGGAGAGCTTAACAGCCCAACGGAAAGACTACCTCAAGATGGCAACAGCTGGCCCTGAGGGAAATGTATACCATGCTTCAGTCAATGGCTTTGCAGAGACTGTTAAGGGTCTGGAGGCACATACCCAATCACTCGAGCAGGCAGATTTGCATGATGTTCTGGACAAGTTTAACCTTTATGCATTTGTCAACGAGTCCCGCAAGGAGCATGGTTTTGCAAAGCACAAACAGAATGGGCAGTACAGGCACCCCACTCTCCAGCAGTATGTACGCAGTAAAGATCGTCATGAAGTAGAGCTAATCAAGAAGACCTGTCAGTGTCCACATGCATATCACACAAATACATTTAGTGCCTACCAGCCAAGCCACAGGTCCAATTTGTCTTCTGTTAAAACCATTACACAGTACAGGAAATGGTGTGAACAGTTCCATCCGCCTCAAAGCCAGGAATCTAGTGAGCAGACAAAACAAGACCTCAAGGTAGCGAGGATGCTCAATGTTTTGACCAAAGCTAGACCATCACAAAACATCAGGGACTTGTACAGATATAAATGTGGGTATGGCCCCTGTGTCATCATTCAAAAAGATGTGCTATTACAAGGCAATACAGACCAAATCCAGCTGCATTATCCAGCTTTTTGTGAACTGATGAGAGGACTAGAAATCAGAAGAGGAGAAAACACACCAGAGATTGGCCGTGTCCCCTCcaacaattatttgtttgttccaGGGGATATTGTTGCAGTTAACCCTGGAACAGATGATGGTGTCCCCAGTGGTGATAAATGGTGGCTTCTTCAGGTCAACAAGCCACATGAATCAAATAGAGATAGACCTGGGTGCCATGTATTTGGATTTTGGCTGAATGAGCAAGCAACTAGTAATGAGTCTATTCCTGGAAGGCATTTTTCACTGTTGCCTAACCCTGTCAAGATCTATTTTGGGAGCATTATCAAGGACAATAAAATCCCAGTTGTTGTTCCAGTAGAAGAACTGAGTTCAGATTGGCAAAGTGGAAATGTCTTATTCACATTTACAAACGAGTACTGCACTAAGCTAGATGAATTATCAGATAATTATAGAAGTAAGTTAGACATTGCTCAGTCAAATGTAGAAGAAAGTGATGTGGATTCGGAGTCTGAAGATGATAGTGTTCAACAAAGTGTCATTCATGAGATGGAACTCACAGCCATGGAACAAAGGAGAAGAGTCGTGAGAAATGTAGATGGTCAAATCATGACATCATACCGAGATCTCTTCAATCCCCGTCCATCCAGACGACAGGCACGTCGAACACCAAATTTGACTCACATGGAAACAGAACTGGAGGCAGAAAGAAATTGCCCTGAATTTGATCACACAACAGAAGACACTGGCCAAGTATTATAA
- the LOC138016909 gene encoding uncharacterized protein, with product MLQKLPLIFYVTALILKWGICDPVNLVFLNNGRSSNLHLQQNVRVPESLATCNSENKGLLRMAKTHLEFCDGRAWVRVSEEPATGKDCLDIKTRGLSRGDGIYLLNPDGGSPSNAFQAYCDMTSYNGGWTMCYTTDEYAKPRTEVTYNSKTPYGIDGYRTDCNNIPFTEIMFVDHQTGKKAYFKRKSKLTVKAAAQYGKTGSALGLWDAVGASTAYSYQLLICDISFYTGFFVSGFTGNCYKDCNGWCSDRSSPYFRTATHSGHKGVAFNANGLRSLSPRLMSVGLR from the exons ATGCTTCAGAAACTGCCTCTCATTTTCTACGTAACAGCTTTGATTCTTAA ATGGGGCATTTGCGATCCCGTGAACCTGGTCTTTCTGAACAACGGACGTTCGTCCAATCTACATTTGCAACAG AATGTTCGCGTCCCGGAATCTTTAGCCACATGTAACTCTGAGAACAAAGGCTTATTGCGCATGGCAAAAACGCATTTAGAGTTCTGTGATGGAAGGGCCTGGGTACGCGTGTCTGAAGAACCTGCAACAG GCAAGGATTGCTTGGATATCAAGACAAGAGGCCTTTCGCGCGGCGATGGCATATATTTGTTGAACCCGGATGGAGGAAGCCCCTCGAACGCATTCCAAGCATACTGTgatatgacgtcatacaatGGAGGATGGACCATGTGTTACACAACCGATGAGTACGCCAAACCCCGCACCGAAGTCACATACAATTCTAAGACTCCTTATGGAATTGATGGCTACAGGACTGACTGCAACAACATTCCA tttACAGAAATCATGTTCGTCGACCACCAGACTGGAAAAAAAGCTTATTTCAAGCGAAAATCCAAACTCACAGTTAAAGCCGCAGCTCAGTATGGTAAGACTGGAAGTGCTTTAGGATTGTGGGATGCCGTAGGAGCCTCTACTGCCTACTCCTACCAGCTTTTGATCTGCGACATTTCTTTCTACACTGGATTCTTTGTGTCTGGTTTTACTGGTAATTGTTACAAGGATTGTAACGGTTGGTGTAGTGATAGGTCATCGCCGTACTTCCGCACCGCCACCCATTCAGGTCACAAAGGCGTGGCCTTCAACGCCAACGGTCTCCGATCCCTCAGCCCCAGGCTGATGAGCGTTGGATTGCGCTAA